Proteins found in one Limnohabitans sp. TEGF004 genomic segment:
- a CDS encoding U32 family peptidase, whose product MSLLNHQLELLAPARDADIGIAAIHHGADAVYIGAPAFGARASASNTLQDIERLCKEAHRFNSKIFITLNTILRDDELEAAQKMAWDVYRAGADVLIVQDMAFLELNLPPIQLHASTQTDIRTPEKAKFMQDVGFSQIVLARELTLPQIKAIHDVLDAERCNLEFFVHGALCVAYSGQCFISHAHTGRSANRGDCSQACRLPYHVTDAQGRFIAHDKHVLSMKDNNQSENLAALVDAGVRSFKIEGRYKDMAYVKNITGHYRVLMDELIEARQYSADPERPPLSRASSGNTTLYFSPNPEQNFNREFTDYFVQGRKEDIGAFDSPKNPGIVLGEVMGTGPNWLEVQPYDKAAVLHNGDGLCYYDLQKELVGVAINRAEPSPKKGVWRLYPKDPIEGFRDLRAGMVINRNRDMDWVRGLEKTSSERRIGAWVEFSEIAQGFELKLTDEDGHTASATLSCTKELAKDAVRNDASLREHLSKFGATVFEVLNLQINISQPWFVPASSLNALRRDAVEQLELVRLKAYDRPQRAAAVEPPVSYPEDSLTYLANVYNQKAHDFYAKHGVKVIEAAYESHEELGEASLMITKHCVRFSMSLCPKQAKGVTGVQGTVKAEPLMLINGSEKLTLRFDCKPCEMHVVGKMKKSVLNQRIKEMAESPITFYKTRP is encoded by the coding sequence ATGTCTTTGCTCAACCACCAACTTGAACTGCTTGCCCCCGCCCGTGATGCCGACATCGGTATTGCCGCCATTCATCACGGCGCAGACGCGGTTTACATCGGCGCTCCGGCCTTTGGTGCGCGAGCCAGCGCCTCCAACACCCTGCAAGACATCGAGCGCTTGTGCAAAGAAGCGCACCGCTTCAACAGCAAAATCTTCATCACCCTCAACACCATCTTGCGTGACGACGAGCTAGAAGCTGCGCAAAAAATGGCGTGGGATGTGTATCGCGCAGGTGCCGATGTGCTGATCGTGCAAGACATGGCATTTTTGGAACTGAACTTGCCGCCCATCCAGCTGCACGCCAGCACACAAACCGACATTCGCACGCCTGAGAAGGCGAAGTTCATGCAAGACGTGGGCTTCTCACAAATCGTGTTGGCCCGCGAGCTGACCCTGCCGCAAATCAAAGCCATCCACGATGTGCTCGATGCTGAACGATGCAACTTAGAGTTTTTTGTGCACGGCGCTTTATGCGTGGCCTACAGCGGCCAATGCTTCATCAGCCACGCCCACACAGGACGCAGCGCCAACCGTGGCGACTGCAGCCAAGCCTGTCGCCTGCCCTATCACGTCACCGATGCCCAAGGCCGCTTCATCGCACACGACAAGCATGTGCTCTCGATGAAGGACAACAACCAAAGCGAAAACCTCGCTGCCTTGGTGGATGCGGGTGTGCGCAGCTTCAAAATCGAAGGCCGCTACAAAGACATGGCTTATGTGAAGAACATCACCGGCCACTACCGCGTGTTGATGGACGAACTGATTGAAGCGCGCCAATACTCGGCCGATCCTGAGCGCCCCCCACTCAGCCGCGCATCGAGCGGCAACACCACGTTGTACTTCTCGCCCAACCCCGAACAAAACTTCAACCGCGAGTTCACCGACTACTTTGTGCAAGGCCGCAAAGAGGACATCGGCGCATTTGACTCGCCCAAGAACCCGGGCATTGTGTTGGGCGAAGTGATGGGCACAGGCCCGAATTGGCTGGAAGTGCAGCCCTATGACAAAGCCGCTGTGCTGCACAACGGTGATGGCCTGTGCTACTACGACCTGCAAAAAGAACTGGTGGGCGTGGCCATCAACCGCGCAGAGCCTAGCCCCAAAAAAGGCGTGTGGCGCTTGTACCCCAAAGACCCGATTGAAGGCTTTCGCGATTTGCGTGCGGGCATGGTCATCAACCGCAATCGCGACATGGATTGGGTGCGCGGGCTTGAGAAAACATCCAGCGAACGCCGCATTGGCGCATGGGTGGAGTTTTCTGAAATAGCGCAAGGGTTCGAGCTCAAGCTCACCGATGAAGACGGCCACACGGCCAGCGCGACTCTGAGCTGCACCAAAGAACTCGCCAAAGACGCGGTGCGCAACGACGCCAGCCTGCGCGAGCACTTGAGCAAGTTTGGCGCAACCGTGTTTGAAGTGCTCAACCTGCAAATCAATATCAGCCAGCCTTGGTTTGTGCCGGCCTCGTCACTCAACGCATTGCGCCGCGATGCCGTGGAGCAGTTGGAACTTGTGCGCCTGAAGGCCTATGACCGCCCGCAACGCGCCGCAGCCGTTGAGCCACCCGTGAGTTACCCCGAAGACTCGCTCACGTATTTGGCCAACGTCTACAACCAAAAAGCGCACGATTTTTACGCAAAACACGGTGTGAAAGTCATTGAGGCTGCTTATGAGAGCCACGAAGAACTAGGCGAAGCCAGCCTGATGATCACTAAACACTGTGTGCGTTTCAGCATGAGCTTGTGTCCCAAGCAAGCCAAAGGCGTCACAGGTGTGCAAGGCACGGTCAAGGCTGAGCCGCTGATGCTGATCAACGGCAGCGAAAAACTCACCTTGCGTTTTGACTGCAAGCCGTGTGAGATGCATGTGGTGGGCAAGATGAAAAAGTCGGTGCTCAACCAGCGCATCAAAGAGATGGCTGAGTCGCCCATCACGTTTTACAAAACGCGTCCTTAA
- a CDS encoding MOSC domain-containing protein, whose translation MAKVSLFIGQVQALPVSGRPTAMYKTQVQGPIELGVEGFAGDSHADLRVHGGPEKAVHLYPSTHYAKLAAQFADVAPLLVPGSMGENIATSELDEHDVHLGDVWQLGSALIQVCQPRNPCWKIDERFGCDGMALFIDQHLLTGWYWRVLQTGTVNPNDSLVLHEAASQAPTLHQAMTLWREHRPDLDALSQLSETPDIAKVWQDKIKQRVSYLMK comes from the coding sequence ATGGCCAAGGTCTCGCTCTTCATCGGCCAAGTGCAAGCGCTGCCCGTGTCAGGCCGACCCACGGCCATGTACAAAACACAGGTGCAAGGCCCGATTGAATTGGGTGTTGAAGGTTTTGCTGGCGACAGTCACGCTGACCTGCGTGTACACGGTGGCCCCGAAAAAGCCGTGCATCTTTACCCCAGCACGCACTACGCCAAGCTGGCCGCACAGTTTGCCGATGTAGCCCCCTTGCTCGTGCCCGGCAGCATGGGCGAAAACATTGCCACGTCTGAACTAGACGAGCACGATGTGCATTTAGGTGATGTGTGGCAACTCGGTTCAGCACTGATTCAAGTCTGCCAACCACGCAACCCTTGCTGGAAGATTGATGAGCGCTTTGGCTGCGACGGCATGGCTTTGTTCATTGACCAACATCTGCTCACGGGTTGGTATTGGCGGGTGTTGCAAACCGGCACGGTCAACCCAAACGACAGTTTGGTGTTGCACGAGGCCGCAAGCCAAGCCCCTACTCTGCATCAAGCCATGACGCTTTGGCGTGAGCATCGCCCTGATCTTGATGCGTTAAGCCAGCTATCCGAAACACCCGACATTGCCAAGGTGTGGCAAGACAAAATCAAGCAGCGGGTGAGCTATTTGATGAAATAA
- the purL gene encoding phosphoribosylformylglycinamidine synthase, with product MSLHISIFEGGNALSDFRVQQLLPRLAAISPQIQGLSARFVHLAATEATLDAAQQQTLAALLTYGEPAHVAPVGTLLVVTPRFGTVSPWASKATDIAHNCGLQLKRIERITEFHIQLKDGLLSKAALTPEQLAAVADVLHDRMTESVMRTRDEALGLFTELHPAPMEQVDVLGGGEAALQDANKRWGLALAEDEIAYLVNAFTQLKRNPTDVELMMFAQANSEHCRHKIFNAEFTIDGEAQSHSLFGMIRHTEKTSPHYTVVAYSDNASIMEGHQVERFIATNNGKDLPQYEKVSATNHVLMKVETHNHPTAISPYPGASTGNGGEIRDEGATGRGSKPKAGMSGFTVSKLWDSKLGRPSHMASPLQIMTEGPLGGAAFNNEFGRPNLTGYFREYEQDVAGVTRGYHKPIMIAGGLGVIDSEQTKKIEFPAGSLLIQLGGPGMRIGMGGSAASSMASGTNAAELDFDSVQRGNPEIERRAQEVINHCWAQGAANPILAIHDVGAGGLSNAFPELTNDAGRGARFDLRAVPLEESGLAPKEIWSNESQERYVMAIAPESLEQFQAFCERERCPFAVVGVATEERHLTVANEDAVLAHHIGESSEAAVNMPMNVLLGKPPKMHRDVTRVERTSAPMDLTGVSLQEAVINVLSHPTVASKRFLITIGDRAVGGLTHRDQMVGPWQVPVADVAVTLADYQSFAGEAMSMGERTPLASLDAPASGRMAVAEAITNLLAAPFELPRVKLSANWMAACGEAGEDAALYDTVKAVGLELCPALGISIPVGKDSLSMRTQWSENGDTKKVTSPVSLIISAFASIPDVRGTLTPQLNNTDDTTLVLVQLGSGKRRMAGSILGQVLNQAGDQVPDLDDAQDLVKLVNAVNALRAQGKILAYHDRSDGGLIAAVCEMAFAGQVGVALNVDMLITEGDGINDSRAEYGDTKNWASQVSARREELTLQALFNEELGVVLQVRTSERNEVMQTLREHGLSKHSHFVGKTRPQSSTIAKGKGEISVWRDTKEVFVGKLADLHQVWDSVSWKICQQRDNPACADAEHAAAGNPTDPGMHVHLPAGISDNVAAPFINLAAKPKVAVLREQGVNSHIEMAYAFAEAGFDAYDVHMTDLQTGRAKLQDFKGLVACGGFSYGDTLGAGIGWARSITFNPVLSEQMQQFFARTDTFGLGVCNGCQMFAELADIIPGAEHWPRFTTNQSERFEARLSMVEVLESPSLFFAGMAGARLPIAVAHGEGFANFQARGNAAQTIGAMRFVDNHGQATMQYPFNPNGSLAGLTAVTTANGRFTAMMPHPERVFRNVQMSWTDFGASGGVDAFSPWMRMWRNARQWVG from the coding sequence GTGTCCCTGCACATCAGCATTTTCGAAGGCGGCAACGCCCTCAGCGATTTCCGTGTTCAACAGCTCTTGCCCCGTTTGGCGGCAATCTCCCCGCAAATCCAAGGCCTGAGTGCCCGCTTTGTGCATTTGGCTGCAACCGAGGCCACGTTGGATGCCGCTCAGCAACAAACACTGGCTGCTTTGCTGACTTATGGCGAGCCTGCTCACGTTGCCCCCGTAGGCACCTTGCTGGTGGTCACGCCACGTTTTGGCACCGTGTCGCCTTGGGCATCAAAGGCCACCGACATTGCGCACAACTGCGGTTTGCAGCTCAAGCGCATTGAGCGCATCACCGAGTTCCATATTCAGCTCAAAGACGGTTTGCTGAGCAAAGCCGCCCTCACGCCTGAGCAACTGGCTGCCGTAGCCGATGTGTTGCACGATCGCATGACCGAATCTGTCATGCGCACACGCGATGAAGCGTTGGGCTTGTTCACCGAACTGCACCCCGCACCGATGGAGCAAGTGGATGTGCTGGGCGGTGGCGAGGCCGCATTGCAAGACGCCAACAAGCGATGGGGCTTGGCTTTGGCCGAGGACGAGATTGCGTATTTGGTGAATGCGTTTACCCAACTCAAGCGCAACCCCACCGATGTGGAGCTGATGATGTTTGCGCAAGCCAACAGCGAACACTGCCGCCACAAGATTTTCAACGCCGAGTTCACCATTGACGGCGAGGCGCAATCGCACAGCCTGTTTGGCATGATTCGCCACACCGAAAAAACCAGCCCGCATTACACGGTGGTGGCTTATTCGGACAACGCCTCCATCATGGAAGGCCACCAGGTAGAGCGCTTCATCGCCACCAACAATGGCAAAGACCTGCCTCAGTACGAAAAAGTATCGGCCACCAACCATGTGTTAATGAAGGTCGAAACTCACAACCACCCCACAGCCATTTCGCCTTACCCCGGTGCTTCCACCGGCAATGGCGGAGAGATTCGCGACGAAGGTGCAACAGGCCGAGGCTCCAAGCCCAAAGCGGGTATGTCTGGCTTCACCGTGTCGAAGCTGTGGGATAGCAAACTGGGCCGCCCCTCACACATGGCCAGCCCTTTGCAAATCATGACCGAGGGCCCTTTGGGTGGCGCTGCGTTTAACAACGAGTTTGGCCGTCCCAACCTGACCGGCTACTTCCGCGAATACGAACAAGACGTGGCTGGCGTGACACGCGGCTACCACAAGCCCATCATGATTGCGGGTGGCTTGGGCGTGATTGACAGCGAACAAACCAAGAAGATTGAGTTCCCTGCAGGCAGCTTGTTGATTCAACTGGGCGGCCCCGGCATGCGCATCGGCATGGGGGGCAGCGCCGCCAGCTCGATGGCCAGCGGCACAAACGCGGCTGAACTGGACTTTGATTCGGTGCAACGCGGCAACCCAGAAATCGAGCGCCGTGCGCAAGAGGTGATCAACCATTGCTGGGCGCAAGGCGCGGCTAACCCCATCCTCGCCATTCACGACGTGGGCGCGGGTGGTTTGTCCAACGCATTCCCAGAACTCACCAACGACGCAGGCCGTGGCGCACGCTTTGATTTGCGTGCTGTTCCGCTGGAAGAGTCAGGCTTGGCTCCCAAAGAAATTTGGTCGAACGAAAGCCAAGAGCGCTACGTGATGGCGATTGCGCCCGAGTCGCTCGAACAATTCCAAGCCTTCTGCGAGCGCGAGCGTTGTCCATTTGCGGTGGTGGGTGTTGCGACTGAAGAGCGTCATCTGACTGTTGCCAATGAAGATGCGGTGCTGGCTCACCACATAGGTGAAAGTTCAGAGGCGGCAGTCAATATGCCCATGAACGTGCTGCTGGGTAAACCACCCAAAATGCACCGCGATGTGACGCGTGTAGAGCGCACCAGCGCCCCCATGGACCTGACTGGCGTGAGCTTGCAAGAAGCTGTGATCAACGTGTTGAGCCACCCCACAGTGGCCAGCAAGCGTTTTCTCATCACCATTGGCGACCGTGCCGTGGGTGGTTTGACACATCGTGACCAAATGGTTGGCCCATGGCAAGTGCCAGTGGCCGATGTGGCCGTGACCTTGGCCGATTACCAAAGCTTTGCGGGTGAAGCCATGAGCATGGGCGAGCGCACGCCGCTCGCGTCGCTCGACGCACCGGCCTCAGGCCGCATGGCGGTGGCTGAAGCCATCACCAATTTATTAGCCGCTCCGTTTGAGTTGCCACGCGTCAAGCTCAGTGCCAACTGGATGGCCGCTTGCGGCGAGGCTGGTGAAGACGCTGCGTTGTACGACACCGTCAAAGCCGTGGGCTTAGAACTCTGCCCTGCCTTGGGTATTTCCATTCCTGTTGGTAAGGACAGTTTGTCCATGCGCACGCAATGGAGCGAGAACGGCGACACCAAAAAAGTCACCTCGCCGGTGAGTCTGATCATCAGCGCGTTTGCGTCCATCCCCGATGTGCGTGGCACGCTCACGCCGCAGCTCAACAACACGGACGACACCACCTTGGTGTTGGTGCAGTTGGGCTCTGGCAAGCGCCGCATGGCCGGCAGCATCTTGGGCCAAGTGCTGAACCAAGCAGGCGACCAAGTGCCAGACCTCGACGATGCACAAGACTTGGTCAAACTCGTCAATGCGGTGAACGCACTGCGCGCACAAGGCAAGATCTTGGCGTACCACGACCGCAGCGACGGTGGCTTGATAGCCGCTGTGTGCGAGATGGCTTTTGCAGGCCAAGTGGGCGTGGCGCTGAATGTGGACATGCTCATCACCGAAGGTGACGGCATCAACGATAGCCGTGCCGAATACGGTGACACCAAAAACTGGGCTTCACAGGTAAGCGCCCGTCGCGAAGAGCTGACGCTGCAAGCCTTGTTCAACGAAGAGCTGGGCGTGGTGCTGCAAGTGCGCACGTCTGAGCGCAACGAGGTGATGCAAACCTTGCGTGAGCATGGCTTGTCCAAGCACAGCCACTTTGTGGGCAAGACACGCCCCCAATCGTCCACCATAGCCAAAGGCAAGGGCGAGATCAGCGTGTGGCGCGACACCAAAGAAGTGTTCGTTGGCAAGCTGGCCGACCTGCACCAAGTGTGGGATAGCGTGAGCTGGAAGATTTGCCAACAACGTGACAACCCTGCGTGTGCCGATGCAGAGCACGCCGCAGCGGGCAACCCAACAGACCCCGGCATGCATGTGCATTTGCCAGCGGGTATCAGCGACAACGTGGCAGCCCCCTTCATCAACTTAGCCGCTAAACCCAAAGTGGCGGTGCTGCGTGAGCAGGGCGTGAACTCACACATTGAGATGGCGTATGCGTTTGCCGAAGCTGGCTTTGACGCCTACGACGTGCACATGACCGACCTGCAAACTGGCCGCGCCAAGCTGCAAGACTTCAAAGGTTTGGTGGCTTGCGGTGGCTTTAGCTACGGCGACACCTTGGGCGCTGGCATTGGCTGGGCACGCAGCATCACGTTCAACCCCGTGTTGTCTGAACAAATGCAGCAGTTCTTTGCACGCACCGACACCTTTGGCTTGGGTGTATGTAACGGCTGCCAAATGTTTGCAGAGTTGGCCGACATCATTCCTGGCGCAGAACACTGGCCACGCTTCACCACTAATCAAAGCGAGCGCTTTGAAGCACGTTTGAGCATGGTGGAAGTGTTGGAATCACCGTCTCTGTTCTTCGCAGGCATGGCCGGTGCACGTTTGCCGATTGCCGTGGCGCACGGCGAAGGTTTTGCCAACTTCCAAGCGCGCGGCAACGCTGCCCAAACCATTGGCGCTATGCGTTTTGTGGACAATCACGGCCAAGCGACGATGCAGTACCCGTTCAACCCCAACGGCAGCTTGGCAGGTCTAACAGCTGTCACCACGGCAAACGGCCGCTTCACGGCCATGATGCCGCACCCCGAGCGCGTGTTCCGCAACGTACAAATGAGCTGGACCGACTTCGGTGCATCGGGTGGCGTGGATGCGTTCAGCCCTTGGATGCGTATGTGGCGCAATGCGCGTCAGTGGGTGGGTTGA
- the map gene encoding type I methionyl aminopeptidase — protein MTISIKDAQGAQGMRIAGKLASEVLDFITPHVVPGVTTNQLDKLCYDYITQVQQAIPAPLNYNPSGDNPYPKSICTSINHQVCHGIPNDKPLKKGDTVNIDITVIKDGWHGDTSRMFSVGDVSIAAKRLSKLTYEAMWHGIVKVKPGARLGDIGFAIQRFAESHGFSVVREFCGHGIGQVFHEEPQVLHYGKPGTGETLQEGMTFTIEPMINAGKKDIKELGDGWTIVTRDHSLSAQWEHTILVTPTGYEVLTLSDGSPALPDFVTTTCC, from the coding sequence ATGACCATTTCCATCAAAGACGCCCAAGGCGCACAAGGCATGCGTATCGCGGGCAAACTGGCCTCCGAAGTTCTCGATTTCATTACCCCGCACGTGGTGCCGGGCGTGACGACCAACCAGCTCGACAAGCTCTGCTACGACTACATCACGCAAGTTCAGCAGGCCATTCCCGCCCCGCTCAACTACAACCCCAGCGGTGACAACCCCTACCCCAAGTCCATCTGCACCTCCATCAACCATCAGGTGTGCCACGGCATTCCCAATGACAAGCCGCTGAAAAAGGGCGACACGGTCAACATCGACATCACCGTCATCAAAGATGGTTGGCATGGCGACACCAGCCGCATGTTCTCGGTGGGCGATGTGTCTATCGCGGCCAAGCGTTTGTCTAAGTTGACGTACGAAGCCATGTGGCACGGCATCGTCAAGGTCAAGCCTGGCGCACGTTTAGGCGACATTGGCTTTGCGATTCAACGCTTTGCTGAGAGCCACGGCTTCTCTGTGGTGCGCGAGTTTTGCGGCCACGGCATTGGCCAGGTGTTCCATGAAGAGCCGCAAGTGCTGCACTACGGCAAGCCCGGCACAGGTGAGACGCTGCAAGAAGGCATGACCTTCACCATCGAGCCCATGATCAACGCGGGCAAGAAAGACATCAAAGAGCTGGGCGACGGCTGGACCATCGTCACGCGCGACCACTCGTTGTCAGCTCAGTGGGAACACACCATCCTCGTCACGCCCACGGGCTACGAAGTGTTGACCCTGTCCGACGGTAGCCCCGCCCTGCCCGACTTTGTGACCACCACCTGCTGTTAA